A stretch of Gemmatimonas aurantiaca T-27 DNA encodes these proteins:
- the dnaN gene encoding DNA polymerase III subunit beta — MKFTISREKLQEGLQAVTAAVPAKTTLPVLANLLVETTDRGIRFSATDLDIAVSTEVSADVETPGAITIPAKKLGEIARELPPSPVKISASGEQRVTLECGRSKFKLLGLPRDEFPTFPSVRFNDSWRVKSGELQKLISHTAFAVSNEESRPILNGVLWELREERMRMVATNGHRLAKMELPVEASSAPPGDLIVPPKALEQIRRLFPAEEELEIARGDNHLGFRSPFTSVFTRLVEGPYPNYEQVIPKDNDRYALADKAALTSALKRMSVIASDQTHRIKMSFNSGMLKFSVTTPDLGEASDELPINYTGDQLDIGFNATYLLEILRFMPTEQVRLTFKAPERAATIEPEGWDDPAKYLCLVMPLRLMD, encoded by the coding sequence ATGAAGTTCACGATCTCGCGTGAGAAGCTGCAGGAAGGCCTTCAGGCCGTAACTGCTGCCGTGCCGGCCAAGACCACCTTGCCCGTCCTGGCCAACCTGCTGGTCGAAACGACCGACCGTGGCATTCGCTTCTCTGCGACCGACCTCGATATCGCGGTCAGCACCGAAGTCAGCGCGGATGTCGAGACGCCCGGTGCCATCACCATTCCGGCCAAGAAGCTCGGCGAGATTGCGCGCGAGTTGCCGCCGTCGCCCGTGAAGATCTCGGCCAGTGGTGAGCAGCGCGTCACGCTCGAATGCGGTCGCTCCAAGTTCAAGCTGCTCGGATTGCCGCGCGACGAATTCCCGACCTTCCCCAGCGTCCGGTTCAACGACTCCTGGCGCGTGAAGTCCGGCGAGTTGCAGAAGCTCATCTCGCACACCGCCTTCGCGGTGAGCAACGAGGAGTCCCGTCCGATTCTCAACGGCGTGCTGTGGGAGCTGCGGGAAGAGCGGATGCGCATGGTGGCCACCAATGGTCACCGGCTGGCCAAGATGGAACTGCCTGTAGAGGCCAGCAGTGCCCCGCCAGGCGATTTGATCGTGCCCCCCAAGGCCCTGGAGCAGATCCGCCGTCTTTTCCCGGCAGAAGAGGAGCTGGAGATCGCACGCGGCGATAACCACCTGGGCTTCCGTTCGCCGTTCACTTCCGTCTTCACCCGCCTCGTCGAAGGGCCGTATCCCAACTACGAGCAAGTGATCCCGAAGGACAACGATCGGTACGCGTTGGCCGACAAGGCGGCACTCACCAGCGCGCTCAAGCGCATGAGTGTCATTGCGTCCGATCAGACGCACCGGATCAAGATGTCGTTCAATTCGGGCATGCTGAAATTCAGCGTGACCACACCGGATCTGGGCGAAGCCAGCGATGAACTGCCGATCAATTACACGGGTGATCAGCTCGATATCGGCTTCAACGCCACCTATCTGCTCGAGATCCTGCGTTTCATGCCCACCGAGCAGGTGCGCCTGACGTTCAAGGCACCGGAACGTGCGGCCACCATCGAGCCCGAAGGCTGGGATGACCCGGCCAAGTATCTCTGCCTGGTGATGCCGCTGCGCCTGATGGATTGA
- a CDS encoding methyl-accepting chemotaxis protein, translating into MLSHVPNDPLSLLMLSSASSGPSSHGPDRDGRDDLDRGAPHSRLLFDEERAKDMATFAVAARRRFWSIIVVAGVLLTGLRLGLAHESLTVVLTMFCGAIGFNWLLSYVGKSHQLYRWWLKYVFAVFDTLLISSVIYMFGQPVFVLAYVLAIVPYSFDRGPTVGYVATGASVAGFLAASAGFAHARPEDAAPWPQVLLAAVLLLVVAQQVIPMPSRIIRRIRRTRERMAQVERGDLTARADARHADELGFLEHSFNRMLDELALLIETVQREAEELATIVTEVSSASDALQRRSQEVAAGSEALNDELRQQRERAATGVRTGQDARQTAETTRRTAEATASDAHALDDAAITSREAIERAAQALLNVGREVGDAARQVRALAPASEQVGNFVETVSRIARQTNLLALNAAIEASRAGEDGLGFAVVADEIRALAVESAQAAKRIASTVQRVRGDIAVAVTAMDTTAQEVEGAGTIARDATRALASMVDGITRIARQSDEVSTLAHTQARLSAGAASAFESLDGSAQRAATSARSAVDASAAQRVGNDALSRSAQHLADATARLRAVARRHAA; encoded by the coding sequence ATGCTCTCGCATGTCCCCAACGACCCACTTTCGCTGCTGATGCTCTCGTCGGCCTCGTCCGGTCCGTCCAGCCATGGACCGGACCGCGACGGGCGGGACGACCTCGACCGCGGCGCTCCGCATAGCCGTTTGCTGTTCGACGAAGAACGGGCCAAAGACATGGCCACGTTCGCAGTCGCCGCACGCCGTCGATTCTGGAGCATCATCGTGGTGGCCGGGGTGCTGCTCACCGGCCTGCGGCTGGGACTCGCCCACGAGTCGCTGACCGTCGTGCTGACCATGTTCTGTGGTGCGATCGGATTCAACTGGCTTCTGTCATATGTCGGCAAATCGCATCAATTGTATCGTTGGTGGCTCAAATATGTTTTTGCAGTGTTCGATACACTGCTGATTAGTTCGGTGATCTACATGTTTGGCCAGCCGGTGTTCGTACTGGCGTATGTGCTGGCCATCGTGCCCTACTCGTTCGATCGGGGCCCCACGGTGGGCTATGTGGCCACGGGGGCTTCCGTGGCCGGATTTCTGGCGGCCAGCGCGGGATTCGCGCATGCGCGGCCTGAGGATGCGGCGCCCTGGCCCCAGGTTCTGCTGGCGGCCGTGCTGTTGCTGGTGGTGGCGCAGCAGGTGATCCCGATGCCCTCACGCATCATCCGGCGTATTCGGCGCACGCGAGAGCGTATGGCGCAGGTGGAGCGCGGTGATCTGACGGCGCGGGCTGATGCCCGTCATGCGGACGAACTGGGTTTTCTCGAGCATTCATTCAATCGCATGCTCGATGAACTCGCGCTGCTGATCGAAACCGTGCAACGGGAAGCGGAAGAGCTGGCGACCATCGTGACCGAGGTCTCCAGTGCATCCGATGCGCTGCAGCGCCGTTCGCAGGAGGTGGCCGCTGGGTCAGAGGCGCTGAACGACGAGTTGCGTCAGCAGCGGGAACGCGCCGCCACCGGTGTCCGCACGGGTCAGGATGCCCGGCAGACGGCAGAAACCACACGACGGACAGCCGAGGCCACGGCGAGCGATGCCCACGCCCTCGACGACGCGGCGATCACCAGTCGGGAGGCGATCGAACGGGCGGCGCAGGCGCTCCTGAACGTGGGTCGCGAAGTGGGCGACGCCGCGAGGCAGGTGCGTGCGCTGGCCCCGGCCTCGGAGCAGGTCGGCAATTTTGTCGAGACCGTGTCTCGCATCGCGCGGCAGACCAATCTGCTCGCCCTGAACGCGGCCATCGAGGCGTCGCGGGCGGGCGAGGACGGGTTGGGGTTTGCCGTGGTCGCGGATGAGATCCGTGCGTTGGCCGTGGAAAGCGCTCAAGCGGCCAAGCGCATCGCCAGTACGGTGCAGCGAGTTCGTGGTGACATCGCGGTGGCGGTGACGGCGATGGATACGACCGCACAGGAAGTGGAAGGCGCTGGTACCATCGCGCGCGATGCCACGCGGGCCCTGGCCTCCATGGTGGACGGCATCACCCGTATTGCCCGACAGAGCGATGAAGTCTCGACGCTCGCCCACACGCAGGCCCGTCTCAGCGCCGGCGCCGCTTCCGCGTTCGAATCGCTCGACGGGTCCGCACAACGTGCGGCCACGAGTGCACGCTCGGCGGTGGATGCATCGGCCGCGCAGCGTGTCGGCAATGACGCCCTTTCTCGCAGCGCGCAGCATCTGGCCGATGCCACCGCACGTCTGCGTGCCGTAGCGCGGCGACACGCGGCCTGA
- a CDS encoding serine/threonine-protein kinase, whose product MAIETLVGTTLAGYTVRGKVGEGGTSTVFRAEHAQHGTVALKVLREKLQHDKTAVARFLREAQFGARVEHPNIVRTLDYGQSDADRYYLAIEWAAGEILDKYAEKAGPLPAPEVAGVLSQICSAVQAAHDVNIVHRDLKPENVMYDPATKQVKLLDFGIAADTDAAPDQRLTRAGFFVGTLMYVAPEALSGELVGPAADQYSLATIAYYLLSGTLPYTGKSPRELFSQLLTQPPVALNKARPNLTFPAAIESVVMKALSKQPADRYPSVKAFADAFTQAALNPSAPVAQSTRQAATPAVSPASAPAAEPSEDKSGLLGKVRGLFRRG is encoded by the coding sequence GTGGCTATCGAGACGCTAGTCGGGACGACATTGGCCGGTTATACGGTGCGCGGGAAAGTGGGTGAGGGTGGAACCTCCACCGTTTTCCGCGCGGAACATGCGCAGCATGGCACCGTGGCCCTGAAGGTGCTGCGTGAAAAACTGCAGCATGACAAGACGGCGGTTGCGCGTTTCCTGCGTGAAGCGCAGTTCGGCGCACGAGTGGAACACCCCAACATCGTGCGGACCCTAGACTACGGGCAGTCCGACGCCGATCGCTACTACCTGGCGATCGAGTGGGCTGCGGGCGAGATCCTCGACAAGTACGCCGAGAAGGCGGGCCCACTGCCGGCCCCCGAAGTCGCCGGCGTCCTGTCCCAGATCTGCAGCGCCGTGCAAGCCGCGCACGATGTCAACATCGTCCATCGCGATCTCAAGCCCGAGAATGTGATGTACGACCCGGCCACCAAGCAGGTGAAGCTGCTCGATTTTGGCATCGCTGCCGATACCGATGCCGCTCCCGACCAGCGACTGACCCGCGCCGGGTTCTTCGTGGGCACGCTCATGTACGTGGCCCCCGAAGCGCTGTCCGGCGAACTCGTCGGACCTGCCGCCGACCAGTACTCGCTGGCCACCATCGCCTACTACCTGCTCTCCGGTACACTGCCCTATACCGGAAAGTCCCCGCGTGAGCTGTTCTCCCAGCTACTCACGCAGCCGCCCGTGGCGTTGAACAAGGCACGCCCCAACCTCACTTTTCCGGCAGCGATCGAGTCGGTGGTGATGAAGGCGTTGTCCAAGCAGCCTGCCGACCGCTATCCATCGGTGAAAGCTTTTGCCGATGCCTTCACGCAGGCCGCACTCAACCCGTCGGCCCCGGTCGCGCAATCAACACGCCAGGCGGCAACCCCTGCGGTGTCACCGGCCTCTGCCCCAGCCGCCGAGCCCAGCGAGGACAAGTCCGGACTGCTCGGCAAGGTGCGAGGGCTGTTCCGCCGCGGGTAA
- a CDS encoding DUF421 domain-containing protein, with product MITTAMQAATATDWRAMFTPSVSWLELFLHATLMYLTVVVVLRLLRRPKGTLTGADFLAVVLIADAVKGALASDFGALTGGAVMVGVVYLWEYSLDALSYQSPRLRQLLNGGPLMLVRDGRLLRQNLRRVMLSRAELQTQLRELGIEHLRDVRQAYLDADGRINAFMRADVEHMQRSRIVE from the coding sequence ATGATCACCACGGCCATGCAAGCTGCCACAGCCACGGACTGGCGTGCGATGTTCACGCCGAGCGTGAGTTGGTTGGAGTTATTCCTCCATGCGACGCTCATGTACCTGACGGTGGTGGTGGTACTGCGTCTGTTGCGCCGTCCCAAAGGCACGCTGACTGGTGCGGACTTTCTGGCGGTCGTGCTGATTGCCGATGCCGTGAAAGGTGCGCTGGCATCGGATTTTGGTGCGCTCACCGGCGGCGCCGTGATGGTCGGGGTGGTGTATCTCTGGGAGTACAGTCTCGATGCGTTGTCCTACCAGTCACCGCGTCTGAGGCAGCTCCTGAATGGCGGACCATTGATGTTGGTCCGTGATGGCAGGCTGCTGCGTCAGAATCTGCGTCGGGTGATGTTGTCGCGTGCTGAACTGCAGACGCAGTTGCGTGAGTTGGGGATCGAGCACCTGCGGGACGTTCGGCAGGCATACCTCGACGCCGACGGACGCATCAATGCGTTCATGCGTGCCGATGTGGAGCACATGCAGCGGTCGCGCATTGTGGAGTGA
- a CDS encoding helix-turn-helix domain-containing protein, translating to MSSLGGPSSKAVLTFLTPAERSRVDAAGQGCYTTMHREDLEQVLVDLRSRPVSAIIVSVARYQQQHAPHMARLVREFPRVPAVALLTANEARTTQALLSLGHQGVRTLVDARDPAGWRDLRQFVAREIPGSIEAVAMQRMRQELTAARPSCLAFFDALFTVPTTLTTVRQLARMLGVMPTTFMSRFFRNGLPAPKKYLALARLVRAAALLENPGYSITQVALLLEYSSPQSFSRHVQGMLDCGAATFRRRYTGESMLQDMCDRVIIPHRHALQTFDPIDSPPPWLTRQDTPVSLALPHAG from the coding sequence ATGAGCAGCCTCGGCGGTCCATCATCCAAAGCGGTTCTCACCTTTCTCACACCCGCCGAACGATCACGCGTCGATGCGGCCGGGCAGGGTTGCTACACCACCATGCACCGCGAAGATCTCGAACAGGTGCTGGTCGATCTGCGCTCTCGACCCGTGTCAGCCATCATCGTCTCCGTGGCCCGCTATCAGCAACAACATGCGCCCCACATGGCTCGGCTCGTTCGCGAATTTCCCCGAGTGCCCGCCGTGGCACTGCTCACCGCCAACGAAGCGCGCACCACACAAGCACTGCTCTCCCTTGGCCATCAAGGGGTGCGTACCCTGGTCGATGCCCGTGACCCCGCAGGGTGGCGGGACCTTCGCCAATTTGTGGCCCGCGAGATTCCCGGCAGCATCGAAGCGGTCGCCATGCAACGCATGCGACAGGAACTCACCGCCGCGCGCCCCTCATGTCTCGCGTTTTTCGATGCGTTGTTCACGGTGCCCACCACACTCACGACAGTGCGCCAGCTCGCGCGCATGCTCGGGGTGATGCCCACAACATTCATGAGTCGCTTCTTCCGCAACGGCCTACCAGCACCCAAGAAGTACCTGGCACTCGCCCGGCTCGTACGCGCGGCCGCTTTGCTCGAAAATCCCGGCTACTCCATCACACAGGTCGCGCTGTTGCTCGAGTACTCCTCGCCGCAGAGTTTCTCCCGCCATGTGCAAGGCATGCTCGACTGCGGCGCCGCCACATTCCGGCGCCGCTATACCGGCGAATCCATGCTGCAGGACATGTGCGACCGCGTGATCATCCCTCATCGCCACGCGCTGCAGACGTTCGATCCGATCGATTCCCCACCGCCATGGCTCACTCGGCAGGACACACCGGTCTCCCTCGCCCTGCCGCACGCCGGCTGA
- a CDS encoding GWxTD domain-containing protein gives MTTSAMALALLVVNACAKPRPTGDPGGAAPVGAAAPGGAPGLPGAAGAPATTGDMQRLYRNMGLVAGAATLPFVASVSFLPSPTPDSTLVLLSLSLPSRALGFGREGERYVAGYVARVELRRGPTVVRTIEANETVRVPTFRETARTDESIIWQQFIRVAPGRYSMSVAIRDEGGLRNAAEDVTLDVPPMRIGALASPVAVYEAIPRQSADSLPRLLARPRSTVIFGQDSVLPIYIDAVGANAPARVDVRVVGEGDLVSWTNSIELQPRGNARSTTITIPVTRMSVGLNTVQMAIPGTPDTVRTRVLVTLGDDLPIANFEEMLSYLRYFTTADRLKPLRDAAPLQRAEVWATFLRETDPVPATAEHEGLRDYFGRIRTANTRFRDDAQVGWQSDRGIAFVALGDPDNIVDTGLIDPNARVRQQIWEYRELRVQLLFVDQTGFGRWRLGAQSRADLDNAIRRKMAQREQ, from the coding sequence GTGACGACATCGGCGATGGCGTTGGCACTGCTGGTGGTGAATGCCTGCGCCAAACCACGTCCGACCGGTGATCCCGGCGGGGCCGCGCCAGTGGGTGCTGCTGCACCGGGTGGAGCGCCAGGCCTTCCGGGAGCAGCCGGCGCGCCTGCCACCACCGGTGACATGCAGCGGCTGTACCGCAACATGGGGCTTGTGGCCGGTGCGGCCACGCTGCCGTTTGTGGCCTCCGTGTCATTCCTGCCCTCGCCGACGCCGGACAGCACACTGGTGCTGTTGTCGCTGTCTCTGCCCTCGCGCGCACTCGGTTTCGGTCGGGAAGGAGAGCGCTACGTCGCCGGATACGTCGCCCGGGTGGAATTGCGCCGCGGCCCCACCGTGGTGCGCACCATCGAGGCCAATGAAACGGTGCGGGTGCCCACGTTCCGCGAAACGGCCCGCACCGACGAGAGCATCATCTGGCAGCAGTTCATCCGGGTGGCGCCGGGGCGGTATTCCATGAGCGTGGCCATCCGGGACGAAGGAGGCCTGCGCAACGCCGCGGAAGACGTCACGCTCGACGTGCCCCCCATGCGGATCGGGGCGTTGGCGTCCCCGGTTGCCGTGTACGAGGCCATTCCACGGCAAAGCGCGGACTCTCTGCCACGGCTGCTTGCCCGTCCCCGATCGACGGTGATCTTCGGCCAGGACTCGGTCCTGCCGATCTACATCGACGCCGTTGGCGCCAACGCGCCCGCTCGTGTCGATGTCCGGGTCGTGGGAGAGGGTGACCTGGTCAGTTGGACCAACAGCATCGAGCTGCAGCCGCGTGGCAATGCCCGCAGCACCACCATCACCATCCCGGTCACCCGGATGAGTGTGGGCCTGAACACGGTGCAGATGGCCATTCCGGGTACGCCAGACACCGTCCGCACCCGCGTACTCGTGACGCTGGGCGACGATCTGCCCATCGCCAATTTCGAAGAGATGCTGTCGTACCTGCGGTATTTCACCACGGCGGATCGCCTCAAGCCGCTTCGTGACGCCGCGCCCCTCCAGCGGGCCGAAGTGTGGGCCACGTTCCTCCGCGAAACCGATCCCGTGCCCGCCACGGCTGAACACGAGGGGCTCCGGGATTACTTTGGACGGATTCGCACCGCCAACACGCGCTTCAGGGATGATGCGCAAGTCGGCTGGCAGTCGGATCGTGGCATCGCCTTCGTGGCGCTCGGCGATCCCGACAACATCGTGGACACCGGCCTCATCGATCCAAATGCGCGCGTCCGCCAGCAGATCTGGGAATATCGTGAGCTGCGCGTGCAGCTCCTCTTCGTCGACCAGACCGGCTTCGGCCGCTGGCGTCTCGGCGCGCAGAGTCGCGCAGATCTCGACAACGCGATTCGTCGCAAGATGGCACAGCGCGAGCAGTAA
- the pyrE gene encoding orotate phosphoribosyltransferase, whose amino-acid sequence MTDSTLSQLVALLADRSAKRGDFVLASGRRSSLYIDCRLTAMSPEGQLLIGRAGLANLRESGWSVDSVGGLTLGADPIAYAIAHASALSHERGDGALVRAFTVRKEAKQHGTGKLIEGPFRSGDRVVVVEDVITTGGSALKAVDAIRAAGGEVLGILALVDREEGGREALQNAGLTVRALATASQLLPLLPPLPA is encoded by the coding sequence GTGACTGACTCTACGCTGTCGCAACTCGTCGCCCTGCTCGCCGATCGATCGGCCAAGCGGGGCGATTTTGTGCTGGCCTCCGGCCGCCGCTCTTCGCTCTATATCGATTGCCGCCTGACGGCGATGAGCCCGGAAGGGCAACTGCTGATCGGGCGGGCCGGTCTGGCCAATCTTCGTGAATCCGGCTGGTCCGTGGATTCGGTTGGCGGCCTGACGCTGGGTGCCGATCCGATCGCCTATGCCATCGCCCACGCCAGCGCGCTCTCGCATGAGCGTGGAGACGGGGCACTCGTTCGGGCGTTTACGGTTCGCAAAGAGGCCAAGCAACACGGCACCGGGAAGCTCATCGAAGGTCCCTTCCGCTCCGGCGACCGCGTCGTGGTGGTGGAAGACGTGATCACCACCGGCGGCTCAGCGCTCAAAGCCGTGGATGCCATCCGCGCGGCTGGCGGCGAAGTCCTGGGGATTCTGGCGCTGGTCGACCGCGAAGAAGGTGGACGCGAGGCGCTCCAGAACGCGGGCCTCACGGTGCGCGCACTGGCCACAGCCTCCCAGTTGCTGCCCCTGCTCCCCCCATTGCCGGCCTGA
- the dnaA gene encoding chromosomal replication initiator protein DnaA, with amino-acid sequence MSLSPAEIWDRLRQRARQVLPEQAYRAWLEPTEAIGLDDNTLLVGASDQFTADWNESKHADLLATFAPVALGHPIKIRFKVHQERLGRVQMDMFVAPPPVAVSTAPIVQQPRISTPLNPRYTFDQFVIGKSNDVAAAAAQAAAQAPGKVYNPLFIYGETGLGKTHLMQGIAHELLRRTPTLRLAYVGTEQFTNEFIGAIQAGAMGDFRRRFREIDLLLVDDVQFLKGKESTQEEFFHTFNAIYEAGRQIVLTSDRPPKEIPGLESRLVSRFEWGMVANIDSPDLEHRIAILKKKASLDHLELTIPDEVIEFIAQHVKSSVRELEGSIIKLLAYASLKHRDISVDLAREALRDKLRAGSSSDFPDVPPTTITVATIQQVVAREWGVTPDGLRSKTRTKQLTVPRQIAMYLCRELLALQLVEIGNAFGGRDHSTVIHSLDRVADEMNGDPAFTERVLKIRGMLESLRTTGQLGS; translated from the coding sequence ATGTCGCTTTCGCCTGCGGAAATCTGGGATCGCCTGCGCCAACGCGCGCGCCAGGTGCTCCCTGAGCAGGCCTATCGCGCCTGGCTCGAGCCCACGGAAGCCATCGGCCTCGACGACAATACGCTGCTCGTGGGCGCGTCCGATCAGTTTACCGCCGACTGGAACGAGTCCAAACACGCGGACCTGCTCGCCACATTCGCCCCGGTCGCACTCGGCCATCCCATCAAGATCCGCTTCAAGGTGCACCAGGAGCGCCTTGGACGGGTGCAGATGGACATGTTCGTCGCGCCGCCTCCAGTGGCTGTTAGCACGGCACCAATTGTACAGCAGCCGCGCATTTCAACGCCACTGAACCCCCGGTACACGTTCGACCAATTTGTCATCGGCAAATCGAACGACGTTGCCGCCGCCGCCGCCCAAGCGGCCGCGCAAGCCCCGGGTAAGGTCTACAATCCGCTCTTCATCTACGGCGAAACCGGACTCGGCAAAACGCACCTCATGCAAGGCATCGCCCATGAGCTGCTCCGCCGTACCCCCACGCTGCGCCTCGCCTACGTCGGCACCGAGCAGTTCACCAACGAATTCATCGGCGCCATCCAGGCCGGCGCCATGGGCGATTTCCGACGCCGGTTCCGCGAAATCGACCTGCTCCTGGTCGACGATGTGCAGTTCCTGAAGGGAAAGGAATCCACACAGGAAGAATTCTTCCATACCTTCAACGCCATCTATGAGGCCGGTCGACAGATCGTCCTCACCTCCGATCGGCCGCCCAAGGAGATCCCGGGACTCGAATCCCGCCTCGTCTCCCGCTTCGAATGGGGGATGGTCGCCAACATCGATTCCCCGGACCTCGAACACCGCATCGCCATCCTCAAGAAGAAGGCGAGCCTCGACCACCTCGAGCTCACCATTCCCGATGAGGTCATCGAGTTCATTGCCCAGCACGTGAAGTCCTCCGTGCGCGAACTCGAAGGGTCGATCATCAAGCTGCTGGCCTACGCCTCGCTCAAACACCGCGACATTTCCGTCGACCTGGCGCGCGAAGCCCTGCGCGACAAGCTACGCGCGGGCAGCTCCTCGGACTTCCCGGACGTCCCACCGACCACGATCACGGTGGCCACCATCCAGCAGGTCGTGGCCCGTGAATGGGGCGTGACCCCCGACGGCCTGCGCTCGAAGACCCGCACCAAGCAGCTCACCGTGCCGCGGCAGATTGCGATGTATCTCTGCCGAGAGTTGCTGGCGCTGCAGTTGGTGGAAATCGGCAACGCGTTTGGGGGTCGCGACCACTCCACCGTGATCCATTCGCTCGACAGAGTGGCCGACGAAATGAACGGCGACCCGGCATTTACCGAGCGGGTGCTCAAGATTCGGGGCATGTTGGAAAGCCTGAGGACAACTGGACAATTGGGGTCCTGA